In the genome of Raphanus sativus cultivar WK10039 chromosome 4, ASM80110v3, whole genome shotgun sequence, one region contains:
- the LOC108849826 gene encoding F-box/LRR-repeat protein 15 isoform X1, with product MRIWCFDCFTDEDEDEEGRLKQSAMDNYNNKEDVDFDLNEREVGFLNEMLLDTEEEEEEEGAELEEQLWLSEIRSNHLLLQGESSNAAVGEGEDCTMEEADHDSYHKRAKVYSSGLACSDAGNSGSSVERSVSFGASSRTDADMFCQNFILNYSRKDGKKDEGDDNGSSESEDFEVHIDLTDDLLHMVFSFLNHVDLCRSAMVCRQWRVASSHDEFWKVLNFENTRISIEQFEDMCLRYPNATEVNVYGTPAVNALAMKAATTLRNLEVLTVGKGHISENFFQALGECNMLRSVTVNDAILGNGAQEIHLSHDRLRELKITKCRVMRLSIRCPQLRSLSLKRSNMSQAMLNCPLLQLLDIASCHKLLDAAIRSAAISCPQLESLDVSNCSCVSDETLREIAQACAGLHILNASYCPNISLESVHLPMLTVLKLHSCEGITSASMTWIANSPALEVLELDNCNLLTSVVLHLSRLQSISLVHCRKFTELNLQSVMLSSITVSNCPALRRITITSNSLRRLALQKQENLTTLVLQCQSLQEVDLSDCESLSNAVCEIFSNDGGCPMLKSLILDNCESLTEVRFCNSSLASLSLVGCRAVTSLELKCPRIEQICLDGCDHLETAFFQPVALRSLNLGICPKLSVLNIEAPYMVSLELKGCGVLSEASIICPLLTSLDASFCGQLRDDCLSATTASCPLIESLVLMSCPSIGSDGLSSLNGLPNLTVLDLSYTFLMNLEPVFKSCTRLKVLKLQACKYLTDTSLEPLYKEGALPALEELDLSYGTLCQTAIDDLLACCTHLTHLSLNGCVNMHDLDWGSTNVHLFDYFGVNSSTENTQEPAETANRLLQNLNCVGCPNIRKVLIPPAARFYHLSTLNLSLSVNLKEVDLACSNLVLLNLSNCCSLEVLKLACPRLASLFLQSCNMDEAGVEAAISGCCSLETLDLRFCPKISSVSMARFRAVCPSLKRVFSSPNLAD from the exons ATGAggatttggtgttttgattgCTTCACCGACGAAGACGAAGACGAGGAAGGTAGACTGAAACAATCGGCTATGGATAACtacaacaacaaagaagatgTCGATTTTGATCTAAACGAGAGGGAAGTAGGATTCTTGAACGAGATGCTGCTGGACactgaggaggaggaggaggaggagggtgcTGAATTGGAGGAGCAGTTATGGTTATCTGAGATTCGCTCCAATCATTTACTTCTTCAAGGAGAGAGTAGCAATGCTGCTGTAGGTGAAGGTGAGGATTGTACGATGGAGGAAGCTGATCACGATTCGTATCACAAACGTGCTAAAGTCTACTCTAGTGGCCTTGC TTGCAGTGATGCTGGAAACTCTGGCTCTTCGGTGGAGAGAAGTGTGAGTTTTGGTGCTTCTTCTAGGACGGATGCTGATATGTTCTGTCAGAATTTCATCTTGAATTATAGTCGGAAAGATGGGAAGAAAGATGAGGGAGATGATAACGGTTCTTCTGAGTCGGAAGATTTTGAAGTTCATATTGATTTGACTGATGACCTCTTGCATATG gTGTTCTCGTTCTTGAATCACGTCGACCTCTGTCGCTCTGCTATGGTGTGTCGTCAGTGGAGAGTAGCTAGCTCTCATGACGAATTTTGGAAGGTCTTGAACTTTGAAAATACGAGGATTTCTATCGAGCAAT TTGAAGACATGTGTCTTCGCTATCCCAATGCCACTGAAGTGAATGTTTATGGCACTCCTGCTGTTAACGCTCTGGCTATGAAAGCAGCTACCACTTTAAg GAATCTGGAGGTCTTGACTGTAGGAAAAGGTCATATCAGTGAAAACTTTTTCCAGGCATTGGGGGAGTGTAATATGTTAAGGAGCGTGACTGTAAATGATGCTATTCTGGGAAATGGTGCTCAGGAAATTCACCTGAGTCATGATCGGCTACGTGAacttaaaattacaaaatgcCGTGTCATGCGTTTGTCTATCAG GTGTCCACAGCTCAGGTCTTTATCATTAAAGAGAAGCAACATGTCACAGGCGATGCTTAACTGTCCACTCCTCCAACTTCTTGATATAGCTTCGTGCCATAAGCTCCTGGATGCTGCTATCCGTTCAGCTGCCATTTCGTGTCCTCAGTTAGAGTCACTCGATGTTTCCAACTGTTCCTGTGTCAGTGATGAAACGTTGCGTGAAATAGCCCAGGCTTGTGCGGGTCTCCATATTCTTAATGCTTCATACTGCCCCAATATATCTCTTGAG TCAGTACATCTCCCCATGTTGACAGTTCTCAAGCTTCATAGCTGTGAGGGTATAACGTCTGCGTCTATGACATGGATTGCTAATAGTCCTGCGCTGGAG GTTTTGGAGCTTGATAACTGTAATCTGTTGACATCTGTCGTGTTGCATCTCTCCCGTTTGCAGAGTATTAGCCTAGTCCATTGCCGCAA ATTCACAGAGCTGAATTTGCAAAGCGTCATGCTTTCATCCATCACTGTTTCAAACTGTCCAGCACTTCGCCGAATCACAATCACTTCCAACTCCCTTCGA CGATTAGCTCTCCAGAAACAGGAGAATTTGACAACATTAGTTCTGCAATGCCAGTCCTTGCAAGAAGTGGATCTCTCTGATTGTGAATCACTGTCCAACGCTGTTTGTGAAATATTTAGTAATGATGGTGGATGCCCAATGCTGAAATCATTAATTCTTGACAACTGTGAG AGCTTAACAGAAGTGCGATTCTGCAATTCCTCGTTGGCTAGTCTCTCCCTTGTTGGATGTCGTGCTGTTACTTCTCTTGAGTTGAAGTGCCCTCGCATAGAGCAGATCTGTTTGGATGGATGTGATCATCTTGAAACTGCATTCTTCCAGCCT GTTGCGCTCCGGTCTCTGAATTTAGGAATATGTCCAAAATTGAGTGTGCTCAATATCGAAGCACCCTATATGGTGTCCCTTGAACTAAAAGGCTGTGGTGTACTGTCTGAAGCATCCATCATTTGTCCCCTGTTAACATCTTTAGATGCGTCTTTCTGCGG GCAACTGAGGGATGACTGTCTGTCGGCAACCACTGCTTCTTGCCCACTAATCGAGTCACTGGTGCTAATGTCTTGCCCTTCCATTGGCTCTGATGGCTTGTCTTCCTTGAACGGGCTCCCAAATCTGACTGTTCTTGATTTGTCGTACACTTTCTTGATGAATTTGGAGCCTGTCTTCAAGTCCTGTACTCGACTGAAG gtGCTCAAATTACAAGCCTGCAAATATCTCACTGACACATCACTGGAGCCTCTATACAAAGAAGGTGCTTTACCTGCACTTGAAGAGTTGGACTTGTCTTATGGAACTCTCTGTCAGACTGCCATAGATGATCTACTTGCGTGCTGCACACACTTGACCCATCTGAGCTTGAACGGCTGTGTTAATATGCATGACCTCGATTGGGGTTCAACCAATGTACATCTATTTGATTACTTCGGTGTAAACAGTTCTACTGAGAATACTCAAGAACCAGCTGAAACAGCCAACCGGTTACTGCAAAACCTCAATTGTGTGGGTTGCCCCAATATCAGAAAAGTGCTGATACCACCTGCAGCTCGGTTTTATCATCTATCAACACTGAACCTTTCGCTATCGGTCAATTTAAAGGAGGTTGATCTTGCCTGTTCCAACCTGGTCTTGCTTAATCTAAG CAACTGTTGCTCTCTGGAAGTACTGAAGCTTGCCTGCCCAAGATTGGCTAGTCTCTTTCTTCAG TCTTGTAACATGGATGAAGCAGGAGTTGAAGCAGCTATATCAGGATGCTGCTCACTAGAGACACTGGATCTCCGTTTCTGTCCGAAG ATATCCTCGGTGAGCATGGCGAGGTTCCGAGCAGTGTGTCCTAGTTTGAAGCGAGTCTTCAGCAGTCCAAATCTTGCAGATTAG
- the LOC108849826 gene encoding F-box/LRR-repeat protein 15 isoform X2 has protein sequence MRIWCFDCFTDEDEDEEGRLKQSAMDNYNNKEDVDFDLNEREVGFLNEMLLDTEEEEEEEGAELEEQLWLSEIRSNHLLLQGESSNAAVGEGEDCTMEEADHDSYHKRAKVYSSGLADAGNSGSSVERSVSFGASSRTDADMFCQNFILNYSRKDGKKDEGDDNGSSESEDFEVHIDLTDDLLHMVFSFLNHVDLCRSAMVCRQWRVASSHDEFWKVLNFENTRISIEQFEDMCLRYPNATEVNVYGTPAVNALAMKAATTLRNLEVLTVGKGHISENFFQALGECNMLRSVTVNDAILGNGAQEIHLSHDRLRELKITKCRVMRLSIRCPQLRSLSLKRSNMSQAMLNCPLLQLLDIASCHKLLDAAIRSAAISCPQLESLDVSNCSCVSDETLREIAQACAGLHILNASYCPNISLESVHLPMLTVLKLHSCEGITSASMTWIANSPALEVLELDNCNLLTSVVLHLSRLQSISLVHCRKFTELNLQSVMLSSITVSNCPALRRITITSNSLRRLALQKQENLTTLVLQCQSLQEVDLSDCESLSNAVCEIFSNDGGCPMLKSLILDNCESLTEVRFCNSSLASLSLVGCRAVTSLELKCPRIEQICLDGCDHLETAFFQPVALRSLNLGICPKLSVLNIEAPYMVSLELKGCGVLSEASIICPLLTSLDASFCGQLRDDCLSATTASCPLIESLVLMSCPSIGSDGLSSLNGLPNLTVLDLSYTFLMNLEPVFKSCTRLKVLKLQACKYLTDTSLEPLYKEGALPALEELDLSYGTLCQTAIDDLLACCTHLTHLSLNGCVNMHDLDWGSTNVHLFDYFGVNSSTENTQEPAETANRLLQNLNCVGCPNIRKVLIPPAARFYHLSTLNLSLSVNLKEVDLACSNLVLLNLSNCCSLEVLKLACPRLASLFLQSCNMDEAGVEAAISGCCSLETLDLRFCPKISSVSMARFRAVCPSLKRVFSSPNLAD, from the exons ATGAggatttggtgttttgattgCTTCACCGACGAAGACGAAGACGAGGAAGGTAGACTGAAACAATCGGCTATGGATAACtacaacaacaaagaagatgTCGATTTTGATCTAAACGAGAGGGAAGTAGGATTCTTGAACGAGATGCTGCTGGACactgaggaggaggaggaggaggagggtgcTGAATTGGAGGAGCAGTTATGGTTATCTGAGATTCGCTCCAATCATTTACTTCTTCAAGGAGAGAGTAGCAATGCTGCTGTAGGTGAAGGTGAGGATTGTACGATGGAGGAAGCTGATCACGATTCGTATCACAAACGTGCTAAAGTCTACTCTAGTGGCCTTGC TGATGCTGGAAACTCTGGCTCTTCGGTGGAGAGAAGTGTGAGTTTTGGTGCTTCTTCTAGGACGGATGCTGATATGTTCTGTCAGAATTTCATCTTGAATTATAGTCGGAAAGATGGGAAGAAAGATGAGGGAGATGATAACGGTTCTTCTGAGTCGGAAGATTTTGAAGTTCATATTGATTTGACTGATGACCTCTTGCATATG gTGTTCTCGTTCTTGAATCACGTCGACCTCTGTCGCTCTGCTATGGTGTGTCGTCAGTGGAGAGTAGCTAGCTCTCATGACGAATTTTGGAAGGTCTTGAACTTTGAAAATACGAGGATTTCTATCGAGCAAT TTGAAGACATGTGTCTTCGCTATCCCAATGCCACTGAAGTGAATGTTTATGGCACTCCTGCTGTTAACGCTCTGGCTATGAAAGCAGCTACCACTTTAAg GAATCTGGAGGTCTTGACTGTAGGAAAAGGTCATATCAGTGAAAACTTTTTCCAGGCATTGGGGGAGTGTAATATGTTAAGGAGCGTGACTGTAAATGATGCTATTCTGGGAAATGGTGCTCAGGAAATTCACCTGAGTCATGATCGGCTACGTGAacttaaaattacaaaatgcCGTGTCATGCGTTTGTCTATCAG GTGTCCACAGCTCAGGTCTTTATCATTAAAGAGAAGCAACATGTCACAGGCGATGCTTAACTGTCCACTCCTCCAACTTCTTGATATAGCTTCGTGCCATAAGCTCCTGGATGCTGCTATCCGTTCAGCTGCCATTTCGTGTCCTCAGTTAGAGTCACTCGATGTTTCCAACTGTTCCTGTGTCAGTGATGAAACGTTGCGTGAAATAGCCCAGGCTTGTGCGGGTCTCCATATTCTTAATGCTTCATACTGCCCCAATATATCTCTTGAG TCAGTACATCTCCCCATGTTGACAGTTCTCAAGCTTCATAGCTGTGAGGGTATAACGTCTGCGTCTATGACATGGATTGCTAATAGTCCTGCGCTGGAG GTTTTGGAGCTTGATAACTGTAATCTGTTGACATCTGTCGTGTTGCATCTCTCCCGTTTGCAGAGTATTAGCCTAGTCCATTGCCGCAA ATTCACAGAGCTGAATTTGCAAAGCGTCATGCTTTCATCCATCACTGTTTCAAACTGTCCAGCACTTCGCCGAATCACAATCACTTCCAACTCCCTTCGA CGATTAGCTCTCCAGAAACAGGAGAATTTGACAACATTAGTTCTGCAATGCCAGTCCTTGCAAGAAGTGGATCTCTCTGATTGTGAATCACTGTCCAACGCTGTTTGTGAAATATTTAGTAATGATGGTGGATGCCCAATGCTGAAATCATTAATTCTTGACAACTGTGAG AGCTTAACAGAAGTGCGATTCTGCAATTCCTCGTTGGCTAGTCTCTCCCTTGTTGGATGTCGTGCTGTTACTTCTCTTGAGTTGAAGTGCCCTCGCATAGAGCAGATCTGTTTGGATGGATGTGATCATCTTGAAACTGCATTCTTCCAGCCT GTTGCGCTCCGGTCTCTGAATTTAGGAATATGTCCAAAATTGAGTGTGCTCAATATCGAAGCACCCTATATGGTGTCCCTTGAACTAAAAGGCTGTGGTGTACTGTCTGAAGCATCCATCATTTGTCCCCTGTTAACATCTTTAGATGCGTCTTTCTGCGG GCAACTGAGGGATGACTGTCTGTCGGCAACCACTGCTTCTTGCCCACTAATCGAGTCACTGGTGCTAATGTCTTGCCCTTCCATTGGCTCTGATGGCTTGTCTTCCTTGAACGGGCTCCCAAATCTGACTGTTCTTGATTTGTCGTACACTTTCTTGATGAATTTGGAGCCTGTCTTCAAGTCCTGTACTCGACTGAAG gtGCTCAAATTACAAGCCTGCAAATATCTCACTGACACATCACTGGAGCCTCTATACAAAGAAGGTGCTTTACCTGCACTTGAAGAGTTGGACTTGTCTTATGGAACTCTCTGTCAGACTGCCATAGATGATCTACTTGCGTGCTGCACACACTTGACCCATCTGAGCTTGAACGGCTGTGTTAATATGCATGACCTCGATTGGGGTTCAACCAATGTACATCTATTTGATTACTTCGGTGTAAACAGTTCTACTGAGAATACTCAAGAACCAGCTGAAACAGCCAACCGGTTACTGCAAAACCTCAATTGTGTGGGTTGCCCCAATATCAGAAAAGTGCTGATACCACCTGCAGCTCGGTTTTATCATCTATCAACACTGAACCTTTCGCTATCGGTCAATTTAAAGGAGGTTGATCTTGCCTGTTCCAACCTGGTCTTGCTTAATCTAAG CAACTGTTGCTCTCTGGAAGTACTGAAGCTTGCCTGCCCAAGATTGGCTAGTCTCTTTCTTCAG TCTTGTAACATGGATGAAGCAGGAGTTGAAGCAGCTATATCAGGATGCTGCTCACTAGAGACACTGGATCTCCGTTTCTGTCCGAAG ATATCCTCGGTGAGCATGGCGAGGTTCCGAGCAGTGTGTCCTAGTTTGAAGCGAGTCTTCAGCAGTCCAAATCTTGCAGATTAG